AGATCACGTCCGGGTCCAGCGCCACGATGTTCTCGACCAGCCCTTCGGTCTCGGTCAGCACGGTGACGCGCAAATCCCCCGCCTCGCGCAGCCCGTCCTCGATGACGGCGGCGCGCAGGGTGTTGGCATCCAGAACAAGGACATGGAGCGGCGTGGACGGCATCCCGTAGTTTTGTGTGCGCCGCACAATTTTGGCAAGGAGGGAATCCGCCCGCCGGCCGCCGCATCACCCCCTTGTGCCGGCCGCACGGCCGCACCCATAATTCCCGCACCAACAAAACCCGGGAGCCAGGCCCATGCAATTCGGCGTCAGTTGCGGCTATATCAACGATATCGGCTATGTCACCCACGCGGAAAAGCTGGGCTATGACTTCGCCTGGTTCCCGGATTCGCCGCTAATGCGCTCCAACATCTGGGCGATGATGGCCATCGCCGCCCAGCAGACCACGCGCATCCGACTCGGCACCGGCCTCGCCATTCCGGGCCTGCGGCTGGCGCCGGTGGCGGCGGGGGGCATCGCCACCATCAACCGGCTGGCGCCCGGCCGCGTGTTTTTCGGCACCGGCACCGGCAACACCGCCATGCGCACGCTCGGCCAGCGCCCGGCCCGCGTCGCCGAATTCCGCGAATATCTGCGCGTCGTCCGCGGCCTGCTGGCGGGCGAGCAGGTCGAATACTCGCTGAACGGCGAGACCCACACGATCGGCTTCCAGAACACCCATCTGGACTATATCGACCTGGAACACCCGATCCCGATCATGGTCGGCGGTTTCGGTCCGCGGGCGCAGGCGCTGGCCGGCGAGTTCGGCGACGGCGTCGTCACCGGCATTCCCCGCGGCGGCCCGATTGCCGGCGTGCTGGCCCATGCGAAGCGCGGCGCCGAGGCGGCCGGCCGCACGCTGGAGGGTTTCCAGACCTACGCGCTCGCCAACCTGCTGATGCTGCGGCCGGGCGAGACGCTGGCGTCCGAGCGGGTCGTCGCCGAATGCGGCCCGGCGATCATGGCGAACGTGCATTATCTGGTCGATTTCGTGCGCGAGACTGGCCGCGAGCCGCCGGACTATGTGCGGCCGATCTGGGACGAGTACATGGCCTTCCACACCAGCCGCGACGCGGCCACGCGGCACATGGCGCTGCACCAGAGCCATTACAGCTATCTCGACCCGGACGAGGCCCGCTTCATCACGCCGGAGATCATCCGCAATTTCTGCATTGCCGGCCATGCCGACGAGATCGTCGAGCGCCTGCGCGACCTGGAACGCCAGGGGCTGACCGGCGTGGTCTTCAGCCTGCCGAGCGACGTCGCCTTCCGCCTGACCGAGGATTTCGCCCGCCAGGTGATCGCCAAGCTCTGAGCCCCGAAGCGGCGGCGGCCTTCGCCGGCGCTGGTGCCGGGCACCATCTCGGGCGGAAACCGTTTGGCGCCCCGTGTTCCCCGGACCGTGCGGAGCGCTGATCCGGGGCCGCTCGCGGCGCGCGAACACCGGCGGCGACGATGTTCGAGGGCTGACACCGGTCCCGGCACGCCGCTCCGCAGCGGCCGGGACACACCGGGCGCCGCCGATCAAACGCCTAGGCCGTTGGCATCAGCCGCGGCACAGCGGCGGGAAGCCCTCGTATGCCGCCGCGTGCGAACCCGCGTGGTTGGCCATGCCGGGCCGGGTCAGGCAGCCGCGCTGCGGTGCTGCGTGGCTGTCGATGCGCCGTTCCGGCGCCTCGCGCCAGGTCAGGTTGAAGGCGGCCAGCTTCGGGAAGAACAGCATGCGGTGATAGGGCAGATGGTCGTGCACCCACCAGGCGAGCGGCCGCCAGTCGCCGGTCGCCTCGTAGAGGGGCAGGAACCAGGGCACGACCACGGTGACGCACGCGCCCATGCGCCCGGCCGCGTCGCGCCGGTCCCAGATATGGCCGGCGAAGTCCTTCTCGCTTTGGGCGCAGTTCAGGTCGAGCGCATTGCCGAAGTCGTTCACCGCGACCGAGCGAAAGCCCGAACGCAGATGGAGACCGCCGAAACTGTGCCAGAGCGGCTCCAGCAACTCCGCGCAGAGCCGCCGCCCCGCGGCGATGGCCAGGTCCGGATCGTCCGGAATGTTGGGAATGCCGTAGAGCGCCGCGATCTCGCTATAGAGGAAGTCGCGCAGAAAGAAATGCGGCGAGAGACGGACCCGCGCCAGATCCTCCAGGCCGCGCATGGAAGCGGGGCGGCGCATCCGGCCGGGCGCCCCCAAGCCGCGGCTATTCCCGCGCCTTCATCAGGCGCAACGGCGCGTATTCGATCACGCAATCGCCGTGCTGGTTGAGGATGCGGTTGTTCGTGCGCACCAACCCGCGCGGCCCCTTGGAGGCGCGGCGCAGTTCCGTCACCTCCAGTTCCACATGGATGGTGTCGCCGATGCAGACCGGCCCCTTGATGTCCATGGTCATGTTCAGGAAGGCGAGGCCGGTCTTTTGCAGCGTCGTGCCCAGCACCAGCCCCTCGGCAATGCCCAGCGCCATCAGGCCCGGGACGATGCGGGCGCCGGTGGGCGATTCGGACTCGATATAGGCCAGATTGTTGAACAGCACCTCCTGCATGCCGGTGACGCCGATAAAGGTCATCAGGTCGGCCTCGAAGATCGAGCGGCCGACGGTGCGGAAGCGCTGGCCCAGTTCCAGGTCGTCGAAGTAAAAGCCCAGGCCCAGGTCCCGGATCGGTTGCGGATCGGCCATGGCGACAAACTCCCCTGCGGGTTCGGGATGCGGAAGTCTTGGTCTAGCACGGCACGCCGTGGTAAGGGAGGGATCATGCACAAGCCGATCTATTCCCCCTGCATCCGCATTTGCAGCGTCAACCCGCAGACGAAATTCTGCGACGGCTGCTACCGCACCCTGCCGGAAATCGCGAAATGGACGCGCTTCACCGAGGAAGAGCGCGACGCCATCCTCGCCGAACTGCCCCTGCGCGAGCAACAGGTGGAGGCGCAGCGGGCGGGGTCATAACACCCACTCTCCATCGCCCCCGACCCGATCGGGGGCCCATGCCAGAGAGCCTCTTACAGGGTTCGGACTTTGGGATTTACCTCTCCGGCATAGACTCCCGCCTCCGCGGGAGAAACGGGGAAAAATGGTGTCGACGTGCGAACACCCGAAGCGGCCGTGATCGAAGGATGACACCGGTCCCGGCGCACCGCTCTGCGGCGGCCGGGAAACACCGACCGGCCGTGCGCCCTCAGTCGTCCGCCATCAGCCAGGCGATTTCGCCGTCGCGATAGGTGAGCGCCAGCCGGCCTTCCATCAGGTCGAGCGCGTGCTGGCCGAACACGTCGCGGCGCCAGCCTTCCAGCGCCGCCATGCCCTCGCGCTCGCCGGTGGACAGGCGGTCCAGGTCGCTGCTGCTGGCGATCAGCTTCGGCGCCACGCCCTCGCGGTCGCAGCAGGCCTTCAACAGCACTTTCAGCAGGTCCGCCGCCGCCGTCGCCCGCGCGCCCTCCGGCTGGGGCGAGCGCGGCCGCGGCCGCTGGTCCGCCGGCAGGTCGAGGCCCGCCTGCACCGCCTCCAGGATCTCGCGGCCGAGCCGGCCTTCCGCCTGCCCCTTGCCGAGCCCGCGCACGCGCGACAGCGCCTGCTGCGTCGTCGGCGCCTGGGCGGCGATGTTCAACAGCGTGTCGTCGCGCACCACCCAGTTGCGCGGCTGGTTGCGGGTCTGCGCCTCGCGCTCGCGCCAGGCGGCCACCTGTTGCAGCACGGCCAGGAATTTGGGCTTGCTGGTGCGGCTCTTCAGCCGCAGATAGGCCAGCATCGGGTCGGCGTCATAGGAGCCGGGATCGGTCAGCACCGCCATCTCGTCCGCCAGCCAGTCGGCCCGGCCGCTTTCCTCCAGCCGGCGGGCCAGGCCCGTATAGACGTCGCGCAGATGGGTAACGTCGCCCAGCGCATAGTCGATCTGCGCCTCGCTCAGCGGCCGGTGTGCCCAGTTGGTGAAGCGCGAGGCCTTGTCGACCTGCTCGCCGGTCAGGGCCGCCACCAGTCGGTCGTAGGCGATGCTGTCGCCGAAACCGCAGACCATGGCGGCCACCTGGGTATCGAACAGCGGCGCCGGCAGGCCGCCCATATCGTGATAGAAAATCTCCAGGTCCTGGCGCGCCGCGTGGAACACTTTCAGCACGTCGGGATTGGCCAGCAGGTCATAGACCGGCTGCAACTCAATGCCCGGCGCCAGCGTGTCGATCGCCGCCGCGCGCTCGGTGCCGGCGATCTGGATCAGGCAGAGCTTCGAGTAATAGGTGTTCTCGCGCAGGAACTCGGTATCGACCGTGACAAAGGCCTCGTCGGCCAGCGATGCGCAAAAGGCGGCGAGCGCCGCATTGTCGGTGATCAGCGTGGTCATGCCTCGTTCCGCTTCCAGTCTTCCCCTGCGTCATACAGGAGGCTGGGGCGGAAGCAAATCCCGCAGACTCGCTTCCGCCGGAAACGGCGGCGGCGAAACCGCAACCGACCGGGCGGCGGAAAGCGGACGCCCACCCGCCGGGCCGGCGGCAAAGCCCGCTCCGGGGCGCTGCCGCCGCACCGCGGCTCACTTGTCGTTGTGGTTGTCTTTCTTGATCTGATCGTAGAGATAGCCGCCGGCTCCGCCGATGGCCGCACCGGCCGCCGCGCCGGCGCCCCAATTGCCGCTGAAGGCGCCGATCACGCCCCCGGTCACCGCCCCGACGCCGGCGCCGACGCCGGCCCGCTTGACGGTTCGGTTGTCCACGGAATCGCAGGCCGTCAGCAGGCAGGCCGCAATCCCGGCAACCGCCACCGCTTTCGTCCCGCGCGACCCGATCACCGCCCGCATTACCGACATGGATATTCCTCCTTCATCGCGTCCACGATCCCGGCCAACGCCGGGCGACCCGCATCCGCCGGATGGCGCCTGGCCCAGTCGACGAATTGCGAGCGCACCTCCTCGCGGCTCAACTCCCGGCCGGCGCAGATGACCCTGGGGAAATCGAACCGCTTGTCCGTCAGCAATTCCTGATAGAACTGGCCCAGTCCCTCGATCCAGCCATAGCAGAAGCCGACCGCATACTTGCCGTCCGCCGTGCCCTGGTCCGCGGTGCAGAGCGCCTGCATCGCCGCAACGGTTTCCGCCTGGAACGGATCGCCGGGTCCCTGTGCCCGGGCGGGCAGCGCCGCCGCGAGCGCCAGCGCAACGGCCAACACCATTCTTGCCATGCTTCGACACCTCCCCTGTTCACGTCCTGCCGCCAGCGTCCGCCCGCGCCCTTGTCCCAAGAGCATCTTCCGGGCCCATGGCGGGTTCACGCCATCGCGCCGATCACCGTCGTCCGATGCACCACCGTCGTCCGATGCACCACCGTCGTCCGATGCACCACCGTCGTCCGATGCACCACCGTCGTCCGATGGCTGCGCATTAACGGTATTATGATACGACATTCAGCCGGTTGCGCAATCGGAATCGCGACGGCGCTGCCGGAAATTCGGGCCTCGACGCGGGCCGTTTGCCGACGCCCGACGCCAGGGGCGCGCACCGGTCGCGTTGACAGAAGGGGCCTTGCGGGCGCATCGGGGCGCGTTTCCCCGTGACCCTTGCGTTCCGAGTGGCCCTGATGACTGCCGACCTGCACCCCTACCGCTCCCACACCTGCGGCGCGCTCCGCGCCCAAGACGTGGGCCAGACCGTCCGCCTCTCCGGCTGGGTGCACCGCAAGCGCGACCATGGCGGCCTGCTGTTCCTCGACCTGCGCGACCATTACGGCCTGACCCAGTGCGTCGTCGATTCCAGCAGCACCGAGGCGTTCGCGGCGGTGGAGCGGCTGCGCAACGAGACCGTCGTCACCGTCACCGGCGAATGCCTCGCGCGCTCGGCCGAGACCGTGAACCCGAACCTGCCCACCGGCGCCATCGAGGTCGGCATTCGCGACCTGACGGTGCAAGGGCCGGCGGACGTGCTGCCGCTCCAGGTCAACGCCGAAGAGGACTATGGCGAGGAAACCCGCCTGCGCTATCGCTTCCTCGACCTGCGCCGCGAGAAGATGCAGCGCAATATCAGCCTGCGTTCGGACGTGATTTCCTCGATCCGCCGCCGCATGATCGACCAGGGCTTCCGCGAATACCAGACGCCGATCCTGACCGCGACCAGCCCGGAGGGCGCGCGCGACTATCTGGTGCCGTCCCGCCTGCATCCCGGCAAGTTCTATGCCCTGCCGCAGGCGCCGCAGCAGTTCAAGCAATTGCTGATGATGGCCGGCTTCGACCGCTATTTTCAGATCGCCCCCTGCTTCCGCGACGAGGACGCCCGCGCCGACCGCTCGCCGGGCGAGTTCTACCAGCTCGACTTCGAGATGAGCTTCGTCACCCAGGACGACGTGTTCGCCGCCATCGAGCCGGTGCTGCACGGCGTGTTCGAGGAATTCGCCGACGGCCGCCAGGTCTCGCCCGCGCCCTTCCCGCGCATCCCCTTCGACGAGTCGATGCTGAAATACGGCAATGACAAGCCGGACCTGCGCAACCCGATCGTCATCGCCGACGTGACCGAGGCGTTCCGCGGTTCGGACTTCGGCATTTTCGCCCGCAATATCGACAAGGGCGCCGTGGTGCGCGCCATTCCGGCGCCGGGTGCGGCGGCCCGCCCCCGCAGCTTCTTCGACAAGCTGAACGACTGGGCCCGCCACCAGGGCGCGCCCGGCCTGGGCTATATCCAGTTCGCCGAAGGCGGCGAGGCGCGCGGCCCCATCGCCCGCAATTTGGACGCGGCCCGCGTGCAGCAGATCAAGGAACTGGCCGGCCTTGCGGACGGCGACGCCGTGTTCTTCGCCTGCGACAAGGCCGCGGACGCCGCCAAGCTGGCCGGCCTGGCCCGGACCGAGATCGGCACCCAGCTCGACCTGATCGAGCAGGGCACGTTCCGGTTCTGCTGGATCGTCGACTTCCCCATGTACGAGTTGGACGACAAGACCGGCACAATCGAGTTCTCGCACAACCCGTTCTCCATGCCCCAAGGCGGGCTGGTGGCGCTGGAGACCCAGGACCCGCTCACCATCAAGGCGTTCCAGTACGATATCGTCTGCAACGGCGTGGAACTGTCGTCCGGCGCGATCCGGAACCATCGGCCGGAAATCATGTACAAGGCGTTCGCCATCGCCGGCTACGGCGCCGACGTGGTCGATGCCCGCTTCGGCGGCATGATCTCGGCCTTGAAGCTGGGCGCACCGCCCCATGGCGGCTCGGCGCCGGGCATCGACCGCATCGTCATGCTGCTGGCCGACGAGCCCAATATCCGCGAGGTCATCGCCTTCCCGATGAACCAGCGCGCCGAGGACCTGATGATGCAGGCCCCCGCCCCGGTCGAAGACGCCCGCCTGCAGGAACTCTGGATCCGCCTGGACCTGCCGCCGGAGTGAAGGACGTCGGAGTGAAGGGCGCGGGAGTGAAGGGCACCCGATTTCCCTTCCCGTCCGCGGCATTAACCGGGCCGCAGGGTGGACTCCGCTAGGCTCACGGGCGATGCTCCAACGGCAGCGACCATCCGAGGGTGGAGGGATGCGATGCGGCTGATGCGAATCCTGGGGGCGGGCCTGGCACTGGCGACGCTCGCCGGATGCGCCGTGCCGGCGGCGGTGACCATCGCCAGCTATGCCGCCGACGGTGCCAGCCTGCTCACCACCGGCCGGTCGATGAGCGACCACGGCCTTTCGATCCTGCTGCGCCAGGATTGCGCCCTGTTCCGCGCCGTCGAAGGCGAGCCGGTTTGCCGGCCGATGCAAAAGACCGACCCGGTCTACACGCTGGCCTTTGCCCCGCGCCGATACGACTATCCGGACCCGGAGGCGTCGCCTCGGCCGCCCGGCCCCGCCGCGCAGCCCCTGCCCGCCCGGCCCGATTCCCTGCCCGTGCGGCAAACGCCGCCGCCGCGCCGCGCAGACACCGCCGCCCATACAACTGGCCGCGCCGGCCGCCAGCCGCGCGCCGCCCGCACCGCCCGTGCAACTGGCCGCGCTCGCAGCGCCCGCCCCACCGCCGCGGCAGCGCGCCCACCCCGGTGGCCCGTCCCCGCCCGCCGCACATCCGCAAGCCCTATCACCGCCGCAACAGGCCCCTTCCCGCCGGCTATCGCGTCATCGCCGGCGCCTTCAACCAGCTCGCCAGCGCCGCCGAAGAGCAGCAACAGGTTGTGAAGGCTCAACTCCGGCAGCTCGGCTATAGCCATGTCGCGGTTTTCGTTGTCCGCATGCCGGCCGGCAGCCCCGCCGCCTACGTCGTTCTGACACCCCCCTTGGAAGAGCGCCGGGCAGATGTTTTATTGGGACAACTCCAACTTGGCCGAGGCGACAGCCCGTGGAAAATGAAATCGGACGAACCGACCCTGTGACGCCGCCGCCCCGCCATGGCGCACGGGGCTGGCGCGGCGCGCTCGTCGCAACGGCGCTGCTGGTATCGTCCGGCCTGCCGTGCGGCCCGGCGAGCGCGACGGGGGTGATGCCCGCCGCCGCGGTGGTCCCGCACACCGCCGGCTATTCCATGCAGGTGCTGCCCGTCGGCAATGGCGGCGGCATTCTCGGCGGCCGCGGCGTGCTGCAACTGGAATGGCGGCGCGATTGCGAGGGCATGGCCTATTCCCAGCACTCGGTCCTGACCCTCAACAACGAGGACGGCGCGGTCTTCGACAGCAGCGTGCGCATCGACAGTTGGGAGGCCGCCGACGCCAGCCGCTTCCGCTTCCTGCTCGAAAGCAGCATCGACGGCGAGGTCACCGAGGAGGTGAGCGGCCTCGCCGAGCGGTCGAAGGATGGCGCGGTCGCGGTCCGCTATCGCAAGCCGGAGGAGCGGAGCGAGACCATGCCGCGGGAAACCGTCTTCCCCTGGCAGCAGATGCGCGCGGTCCTGGCCGGCATTCGCGGCGGCAAGCGGCATCAGTGGTATCGCCTGCTGCGCGGCGAGGGCGAAGGCGACCCGATCGGCGTCAGCGTCCACATCGCCGGACGCGAAGGCCCGCCCAAGGGCCTTGGCGACCAGGGCGACCTGCTGCCGGGCGAGGGCTGGCGCGTGATCAGCGCCTTTTTCGAGAACCGCGTCACGCCGGAGCCCGACTTCGAAATCGCCGAGACCGTGCTGGCCTCCGGCGTGATCACCCGCGCCGAGATCACCTATCCCGACATGATCATGCGCCTGAAACTGGAACGGCTGAAACGCGGCGCCACGCCAAGCTGCGGCGGCTAGGGCGGAGTCTTCTCCCGCTGGCTTATCACCCCACCTTCCCTGTCCTCGCGCAAGCGGGGACCCATGCCTGAGAGACCAATACAGAGTCCGTATCCTGTGAGAAGCTCTCAGGCATGGGCTCCCGCTTGCGCGGGAGATGGGGCAGGAGAGGGGGGCAGCCAGTACCGAAACCGCCCTGGAACTCACCCGGCCGCACCGAAGCGCGCCTACTCGTCCCAGACCCTGTCGGTCAGCGGCAGGCCCCGGATCGCCTCCGGGCCCAGCGGGTCGTCCGGCGCAATGCCCGCCTGCTGCAGCAGGCTTTGCACCTGACGCACATGCTGGGTGGAATGCCAGACCGTGCGCTCGAACATTTCGTGCAGCGTCGTCTCGCCGAAATACGCATGGAAGGGCCGGGAAAAGTCCAGGTCCCGCCCGCCCTCGCGCCACCAGTCCGCAAACCGGCGCCGCAAGGCCTCGCCGAACGCGGCAATGGCCGCACTGGTCGCCATGTCCGCCGGCGGCCCGGCCACCAGGTTTTCGTAGGCCAGCACCCGGTCTTCGGCCAGGGCATCCAGGAATTCGGTCGGGATCTGAAAGACATGGTGCATCAGCACCCGCCAGGAGCGCGGCCGGTTCGGCAGCGTGTTGGCCAGCGCACCGTCCGGCATCTGCCGCACGGTCGCGACCGCGGCCGTCAGCACCCGCTCGTACCGCGCGGCCAGGTCCGTCGGCGAGAGCGCCGGGCCGGTATCCTCCCGCAGGTCCAGGAATGCGACCACGTCCTTGATCACCTGGGCGAAGACGAACTTGCCGCCGCGCGCGACCACGGGAACCGAGCGTGCGCCCAGCGCCCGCAGTTTCTCCAGGCCGTCACCCTCCAGCACATTGACCGATTCGAACGCGATCCCACGGACCGCCAGAAAGTCCTTCACACGAAGGCAGGAGGTTCAATGCGGTTGCCAGAAGACTTGAATACTGTCGCTCATCCGCCAACTCCGGCTTTGAATGCAGGCGCGATAGTAAGCGCGCTCGCCACGGAGCACAATTCTCTTTACATTCCCCTGTAACGCGTCGCGAACAGACGCGGAGACTCCCAAGCCTTCAGTGAGGACCCCATGCGCGAAGCCGTCATCGTTTCCACAGCGCGTACCCCGATCGGTAGGGCCTACCGCGGCGCGTTCAACAATCTGGATGCGCCGACCATGGGCGGCCACGCCATCCGCGCCGCGGTCGAGCGCGCCGGCCTGGAGGCCGGGGCGATCGAAGACTGCATCATGGGCGCGGCGCTGCAACAGGGCTCCACCGGCTTCAATATCGGCCGCCAGGCCGCCCTGGCCGCCGGCCTGCCCACCAGCGTTTCGGGCATGAGCATCGACCGCCAGTGCTCCAGCGGCATGATGGCCATCGCCACCGCCGCCAAGCAGGTGATCGACGACCATATGGGCCCCATCGTCGCGGGCGGGCTGGAACAGATCAGCCTGGTGCAGAACGACCACGCCAACCAGTTCCGCGCCGTCGACCCGCGGCTGCAGGACATGCACCCGCACCTGCACATGCCGATG
The DNA window shown above is from Alphaproteobacteria bacterium and carries:
- the rnd gene encoding ribonuclease D; protein product: MTTLITDNAALAAFCASLADEAFVTVDTEFLRENTYYSKLCLIQIAGTERAAAIDTLAPGIELQPVYDLLANPDVLKVFHAARQDLEIFYHDMGGLPAPLFDTQVAAMVCGFGDSIAYDRLVAALTGEQVDKASRFTNWAHRPLSEAQIDYALGDVTHLRDVYTGLARRLEESGRADWLADEMAVLTDPGSYDADPMLAYLRLKSRTSKPKFLAVLQQVAAWREREAQTRNQPRNWVVRDDTLLNIAAQAPTTQQALSRVRGLGKGQAEGRLGREILEAVQAGLDLPADQRPRPRSPQPEGARATAAADLLKVLLKACCDREGVAPKLIASSSDLDRLSTGEREGMAALEGWRRDVFGQHALDLMEGRLALTYRDGEIAWLMADD
- a CDS encoding DUF1289 domain-containing protein, which produces MHKPIYSPCIRICSVNPQTKFCDGCYRTLPEIAKWTRFTEEERDAILAELPLREQQVEAQRAGS
- a CDS encoding LLM class flavin-dependent oxidoreductase — protein: MQFGVSCGYINDIGYVTHAEKLGYDFAWFPDSPLMRSNIWAMMAIAAQQTTRIRLGTGLAIPGLRLAPVAAGGIATINRLAPGRVFFGTGTGNTAMRTLGQRPARVAEFREYLRVVRGLLAGEQVEYSLNGETHTIGFQNTHLDYIDLEHPIPIMVGGFGPRAQALAGEFGDGVVTGIPRGGPIAGVLAHAKRGAEAAGRTLEGFQTYALANLLMLRPGETLASERVVAECGPAIMANVHYLVDFVRETGREPPDYVRPIWDEYMAFHTSRDAATRHMALHQSHYSYLDPDEARFITPEIIRNFCIAGHADEIVERLRDLERQGLTGVVFSLPSDVAFRLTEDFARQVIAKL
- a CDS encoding MaoC family dehydratase N-terminal domain-containing protein, whose product is MADPQPIRDLGLGFYFDDLELGQRFRTVGRSIFEADLMTFIGVTGMQEVLFNNLAYIESESPTGARIVPGLMALGIAEGLVLGTTLQKTGLAFLNMTMDIKGPVCIGDTIHVELEVTELRRASKGPRGLVRTNNRILNQHGDCVIEYAPLRLMKARE
- a CDS encoding DUF1849 family protein, with protein sequence MTPPPRHGARGWRGALVATALLVSSGLPCGPASATGVMPAAAVVPHTAGYSMQVLPVGNGGGILGGRGVLQLEWRRDCEGMAYSQHSVLTLNNEDGAVFDSSVRIDSWEAADASRFRFLLESSIDGEVTEEVSGLAERSKDGAVAVRYRKPEERSETMPRETVFPWQQMRAVLAGIRGGKRHQWYRLLRGEGEGDPIGVSVHIAGREGPPKGLGDQGDLLPGEGWRVISAFFENRVTPEPDFEIAETVLASGVITRAEITYPDMIMRLKLERLKRGATPSCGG
- the aspS gene encoding aspartate--tRNA ligase codes for the protein MHPYRSHTCGALRAQDVGQTVRLSGWVHRKRDHGGLLFLDLRDHYGLTQCVVDSSSTEAFAAVERLRNETVVTVTGECLARSAETVNPNLPTGAIEVGIRDLTVQGPADVLPLQVNAEEDYGEETRLRYRFLDLRREKMQRNISLRSDVISSIRRRMIDQGFREYQTPILTATSPEGARDYLVPSRLHPGKFYALPQAPQQFKQLLMMAGFDRYFQIAPCFRDEDARADRSPGEFYQLDFEMSFVTQDDVFAAIEPVLHGVFEEFADGRQVSPAPFPRIPFDESMLKYGNDKPDLRNPIVIADVTEAFRGSDFGIFARNIDKGAVVRAIPAPGAAARPRSFFDKLNDWARHQGAPGLGYIQFAEGGEARGPIARNLDAARVQQIKELAGLADGDAVFFACDKAADAAKLAGLARTEIGTQLDLIEQGTFRFCWIVDFPMYELDDKTGTIEFSHNPFSMPQGGLVALETQDPLTIKAFQYDIVCNGVELSSGAIRNHRPEIMYKAFAIAGYGADVVDARFGGMISALKLGAPPHGGSAPGIDRIVMLLADEPNIREVIAFPMNQRAEDLMMQAPAPVEDARLQELWIRLDLPPE
- a CDS encoding NrdH-redoxin: MKDFLAVRGIAFESVNVLEGDGLEKLRALGARSVPVVARGGKFVFAQVIKDVVAFLDLREDTGPALSPTDLAARYERVLTAAVATVRQMPDGALANTLPNRPRSWRVLMHHVFQIPTEFLDALAEDRVLAYENLVAGPPADMATSAAIAAFGEALRRRFADWWREGGRDLDFSRPFHAYFGETTLHEMFERTVWHSTQHVRQVQSLLQQAGIAPDDPLGPEAIRGLPLTDRVWDE